One stretch of Malus domestica chromosome 14, GDT2T_hap1 DNA includes these proteins:
- the LOC114819275 gene encoding metal tolerance protein C2, producing MDKSNSFKATQNPWSADFGLGATDRRLAFSRQASFQQYREPPHTPVSINFDDSEATPFLFRSVSSIDVPPGAYLTEESDELFGDRSVSAEKLSVLVLFESVFRILRSGNRYMKRLFLLISLNVAYSTAELFIGLFTGRIGLVSDSFHLSFGCGLLTFSLFAMAASRKKPDGIYTYGYKRLEVLSAFTNALFLLFMSFSLAVEALHAFIQDESEHKHYLIVSAVTNLLVNLIGVWFFRNYARVNLVYRNAEDMNNHSVCLHVLADSIRSAGVILASWFLSIGVQNAEVLCFGLVSAAVFMLVMPLFRASGGILLQMAPPNVPPSALSKCWRQITAREDVSEVSQARFWELVPGHVVGSISVQVKKGIDDRPILQYVHGLYHDLGIQDLTVQADNV from the exons ATGGACAAATCCAATTCCTTCAAAGCCACCCAGAATCCATGGAGCGCGGATTTCGGACTCGGCGCCACCGATCGGAGATTGGCGTTTTCCCGCCAAGCCTCGTTCCAGCAGTACCGCGAACCACCGCACACGCCTGTCTCCATCAATTTCGACGACTCCGAGGCCACGCCGTTTCTCTTCCGGAGCGTGTCGAGCATCGACGTTCCGCCGGGGGCGTATTTGACGGAGGAAAGCGACGAGCTTTTCGGGGACCGGAGCGTTTCGGCCGAGAAATTGTCGGTTTTGGTGCTTTTCGAATCGGTGTTTCGGATCTTGAGGTCCGGAAACCGGTATATGAAGAGGTTGTTCTTATTGATTTCGCTTAATGTAGCGTATTCGACAGCGGAGTTATTTATTGGACTCTTCACAGGACGTATAG GTTTAGTGTCGGATTCCTTTCATTTAAGTTTTGGTTGTGGCTTGTTAACGTTTTCATTGTTCGCTATGGCGGCTTCTCGAAAGAAACCGGATGGAATTTACACTTATGG GTATAAAAGGCTTGAAGTTTTGTCTGCTTTTACCAATGCT ctgtttcttttgtttatgtCATTCTCATTGGCTGTCGAAGCACTTCACGCATTCATACAGGATGAATCTGAACACAA GCATTACTTGATTGTTTCGGCTGTGACAAATCTACTGGTGAACCTTATTGGTGTTTGGTTCTTCAGAAATTATGCTCGTGTAAATCTTG TTTATAGAAATGCAGAAGATATGAACAATCACTCAGTTTGCCTGCATGTTCTTGCAGATTCAATTCGCAG TGCAGGGGTGATATTGGCATCCTGGTTTCTATCTATTGG GGTTCAGAATGCAGAGGTTTTGTGTTTCGGATTAGTTTCAGCTGCAGTTTTTATGCTTGTAATGCCATTATTTAGAGCGAGTGGTGGTATTCTACTCCAAATGGCACCACCAAACGTTCCACCTTCAGCATTGAGCAAATGCTGGCGACAG ATTACTGCCCGTGAAGATGTATCTGAAGTTTCACAAGCACGGTTTTGGGAATTGGTTCCTGGTCATGTTGTTGGGTCGATTTCAGTACAG GTAAAGAAAGGAATAGACGATCGCCCCATTCTTCAATATGTGCACGGTTTGTACCATGATTTGGGAATACAGGACTTGACAGTGCAAGCTGACAATGTCTGA
- the LOC103429264 gene encoding probable L-type lectin-domain containing receptor kinase S.5 encodes MSRMEIPLLQTSAVLLLALLHLCAFTPAGSLSFSYPTFQDSVDEKDFVRSEYSRIYLKAIQVTPDVSNVGSIKNQAGRFLYKKPFKLWGKGKDGDRRVASFNSTFVLNITPKTNPGGEGLAFILTESPTLPDNSEGEWLGIVNAKSNGSAEAKIVAVEFDTRKSYSEDVDDNHVGLDVNSVYSIQQVSLLGYGVHLSSETNYTVRIEYDSQNIAVFVSQTNKTREGMKNTPVLVHTLDLSAYLSREVYVGFSASTSNNTQLNCILSWDFHSSHIDENSNLLWVWITVPVVVLLLVTGVYCYFFGTRQGAKQEVHPRIEDEIKTTSMAPTKFKLKELQRATGRFNPKNKLGKGGFGTVYKGLLGDKEIAVKRVSKDSHQGKQEFIAEVTTIGSLRHKNLVKLIGWCYESHELLIVYEFMPNGSLDRFVFRDESFGTEIGKPTLSWERRRSIIFGVAHALDYIHNGCEKRVLHRDIKASNIMLDSDFNARLGDFGLARTIQHSNLTHHSTNEIAGTPGYMAPETFLIGRATVETDVYAFGVLMLEVVCGRRPGNQNKQNNYNNSIVYCLWDLYSRGRILDAVDSRMDGDIDEADMACVLMLGLSCCHPNPHERPSMRTVLMVLTREADPPALPQERPAFVWPAMPPSFKDDTESDVAGG; translated from the coding sequence ATGAGTAGGATGGAAATTCCTTTGCTGCAAACGTCTGCCGTCCTCCTACTAGCCCTTTTGCACTTGTGTGCTTTTACTCCAGCAGGAAGCTTGAGTTTTAGCTACCCCACATTTCAAGACAGCGTTGATGAGAAGGATTTTGTTCGATCCGAATATTCACGCATATATTTAAAGGCCATCCAGGTGACTCCTGATGTTAGTAACGTGGGTTCGATCAAGAACCAAGCTGGAAGGTTTTTGTATAAAAAACCGTTCAAGTTGTGGGGGAAGGGAAAAGACGGTGATCGCAGAGTAGCATCTTTCAATTCTACCTTTGTGCTGAACATCACTCCCAAAACCAATCCAGGTGGTGAAGGATTGGCCTTTATCTTAACAGAAAGTCCCACTCTTCCTGACAACAGCGAGGGGGAATGGCTTGGAATTGTAAATGCAAAGTCAAACGGATCGGCTGAAGCTAAAATAGTGGCAGTAGAATTCGACACAAGAAAGAGCTACTCGGAAGATGTGGATGACAACCACGTGGGGTTGGACGTAAACAGCGTTTACTCGATTCAACAAGTGTCTTTGCTTGGCTATGGTGTTCATCTATCAAGCGAAACCAATTACACAGTGAGAATTGAGTATGACAGCCAGAACATCGCTGTCTTTGTTTCCCAGACCAATAAAACTAGGGAAGGAATGAAGAATACTCCAGTTCTGGTTCACACTCTCGATCTCTCTGCCTATCTTTCGAGGGAGGTCTATGTGGGATTCTCAGCTTCCACGAGCAATAACACTCAGCTAAATTGCATCCTATCTTGGGACTTCCACTCTTCGCATATAGATGAAAATTCAAACCTGCTGTGGGTTTGGATTACGGTCCCAGTAGTAGTACTACTTTTGGTAACTGGAGTTTATTGTTACTTTTTCGGGACAAGACAAGGTGCAAAGCAGGAGGTGCATCCGAGGATTGAAGATGAGATTAAAACAACTTCCATGGCTCCAACAAAATTCAAACTGAAAGAACTTCAAAGAGCAACAGGCAGATTCAATCCCAAGAACAAGCTCGGAAAAGGTGGCTTTGGAACTGTCTATAAGGGACTCTTGGGAGACAAAGAGATAGCTGTCAAGCGAGTCTCAAAGGATTCACATCAAGGCAAGCAAGAATTCATTGCAGAAGTCACCACAATTGGCAGCCTTCGTCACAAAAATCTGGTCAAACTAATTGGATGGTGCTACGAAAGCCATGAGCTTCTTATCGTCTATGAGTTCATGCCAAATGGAAGCCTAGACAGATTTGTATTCAGGGATGAGAGTTTTGGCACAGAGATAGGGAAACCAACACTGAGCTGGGAAAGAAGGCGCAGCATAATATTTGGAGTAGCTCATGCGCTAGATTATATTCACAATGGATGTGAGAAGCGAGTGCTTCACCGAGACATCAAAGCCAGCAATATCATGTTGGACTCGGATTTCAACGCGAGGCTGGGAGACTTTGGACTCGCTCGTACCATTCAGCACAGTAACTTGACTCACCACTCCACGAATGAGATTGCAGGAACACCAGGCTACATGGCTCCGGAGACATTTCTTATTGGAAGGGCTACTGTTGAGACGGATGTTTATGCATTTGGTGTTCTTATGCTAGAAGTTGTCTGCGGACGAAGGCCTGGTAATCAAAACAAGCAGAACAACTACAACAACAGCATAGTGTATTGCCTGTGGGATCTTTATAGCAGAGGAAGGATCCTTGATGCTGTTGACTCAAGAATGGATGGAGACATCGACGAGGCTGATATGGCATGTGTGCTGATGTTGGGGTTATCGTGTTGCCACCCTAACCCACATGAGAGGCCATCTATGAGAACCGTCCTTATGGTTCTTACAAGGGAGGCGGATCCGCCAGCTTTGCCCCAAGAACGACCTGCTTTTGTGTGGCCAGCCATGCCTCCATCGTTCAAAGATGATACAGAATCTGATGTGGCTGGAGGCTAA